The DNA window CGATGAACCTGCACTTTACCTCACTGCGCCCCCCCCTCCTGCGGCGACTTCGCCGGGCCCTCTTTGCCGCGGACTGTAACTCTTTGACATTTAAATCCTCTTGGTGTCTAATAGCGGTTTACCGAATTCACCGAACGGATCGCAAGGAGGCACAGGTTGGCGAGGATCAAGTCCGGCATCAAACGGCACAAGCAGAGCCTGAAAGCGAGGGCCCGCAACCGCCACGTCCGCTCCACCGTGAAAAGCGCCGTCAAGGAGGTCCGGTCCGAAATCACGGAGGGTACCGGGGAGAAGAGCGCGGAGCTGCTTCGCAAGGCCACGTCCGTCCTCGAGCGCGCCGGATCGAAAGGTGTACTTCACAAGAAGACCGCGTCCCGAAAGGTGTCGCGCCTGGCGAAGGCCGTCCACAAGGCATCGAAAAAGTAACTTGGCGCTCGGTTCATAAATACGGCAACGAATCCAAGGAGTGATCCCTCCGGCTACGTCGCCGTACCTTCCGGTTGCGTACGCCTTCCGTACGCTTAGCTCAGCAGCGATAGCAGACGGATCTCGTACACCTGCCCGGGGGAGAGCCTGCTCTCCCCCTTCATCTCCCGGTCGATCCGTGACAGGGCGCGAAAGATCTCCGCGGCCCGTTGGGGCGTGACGCCTCCGGCGCCCCCCTTCCTCCGGATCCTGCTTCGAAGGAACCACGCCACCGCCCCGTTCAGTTTGTGGTAATCGTCGGGCTCCGCGGCGGCCGCGAAGCGGCGGAAGAGGGCGAGGCACCCCTTGCCGTCTTTCCGCACCAGCGTTTCGGCCAGCAGGAACGGGTCGACCGTTCCCCGCGAAACGCACACCGCCCGGATATCTTTCTCGAGCACTTCCCCGCGCCCGGCGGCGAACGCCAGCACCTTTCCGATCTCCGCGTCGAGGGCGTCGAAGGAGGCGCCCACCCACCGGGCGAGGAAGAGCGCCGATTCCCGCGTGAGCTTCGCCCCGCCTTCCGCCGCCGCGGCGACGGCGTACCGCGCCAGCGCCTCGACCGCCTTCTCCTCCCGGGGAGCGTCCGACAGGAGGTTCGGCGCGCTCGAGAACGTGCGCGCTTGGCGGAAATCGGTCCCGTGGAGGATCAGGGTCGCGGACGGTTCCGGGGAATCGAGATACGCCTTGACCTCGTCCCGGTGCGCCTTCTTCATCTCCGCGAGGTCCGGGAGCGTGAAGATCCGCACGCGGGAGAAGAACGACGGGGATCGCCACGCCGCGGTCGGGGACTCCCGGGAGAGATCCTCGAGCGTCCACCGGCGCGTCTCGATCGGAACTCCCCCGTCGCGAAGTTTCCGCTCCCATGTCCTCGCGAGGAGGCCGGAAAGCCCCGCGCCGTCTCCGTACAGAAGGTAGGCCGGAGCGGGATCCCCGGAGAGCCACTCCCGGAAGATCGAGGGGGGATCGGCCTGTCTCACAGGAGCACGCGGAGGGTCTGGGAGAGCCGTACGGCCATCCGTCGCGCGACCTCCTCGAAGGCGGCGCGCCGATTGGCCTCCGTGTACTGCGCGTCCGTACCCGAGAAGAAGGAGGCGGTCTCGCTCAAGCCGGATTCCTTCCAGAGAACTCCTCCCCGCACGACCTCGACCACACGGATGTCCACCACCAGGGTGAGGCGGTTCTCCAGCGAGAACCGGCCCGTGCCGTGGGAGAAGATTTCGGAACGGATCTCGTGGACCTTTCCCTCGACCAGGTAGTTCGCACCGACGTTGCCGAAGGAGCCCCGGAAGCCGCTGCGGCGAAGTTCCTCTCGAAAGCGCGCGGCGACCACGGCGCCGGCGTCGGGCGTGGAGGAACGGTTCGCGAAGGGGGGGAGATCCATCCGCACCGAAGAATCCCGGAATCGCGCAGTCCCGGACTCGAGGCGGTATCCGCACCCGGCAACCGCGGAAAGGAGCGCCAACAGGACGAGAATCCGTTTCATCTACGAAACGACGATGCTGAAGAGCTTGCCGGGAACGTAGACGGTCTTCCTGATCGTCTTTCCCGCCGTGTACTCCCGGACCTTCGTGTCGGCCATCACCCGCTCGCGGACCTCGCCCTCTCCGGCCACGGCCCCGACGGTCAGCTTCGCCCGCACCTTCCCGTTGACCTGGACAACGACCTCGACCTCCTCTTCGCGCGCGACGTCGACGTCTGCGACGGGCCAGGAACGGGAGCAGAGGAACCCCTTTCCCCCGATCCGCTCCCAGAGTTCCTCTCCCATGTGCGGTGCGAAGGGAGAGAGCATGTGGAGCAGGATCTCGACCGCTTCGCGGAGCGCGGCGGCGGTCGCCGGGCGCGCCCACGCGGTCTCGGGGACGAGGTAGAGGAAATTCACCATCTCCATGACGGCGGAGATCGCGGTGTTGAAGTGGGACCGGTCCTCGATGTCGCCGGTGACCTTGATCAGCGTCCGGTGGGTCACCTGGCGGATGCCGCGGACCTCCCCCGAGGCGTCCCACGCGGCCGGGGCGTCCGCGATCGCCTTCGCGCGCGGGGCGACCAGCCGGTAGATGCGGTTGAGGAACCGGAACGCTCCCTCCACCCCCTGCTCGTTCCAGTCGAGGTCCTTTTCCGGCGGCGCCGCGAAGAGGATGAAGAGCCGGGCCGTGTCGGCGCCGTACCGCTCGATCAGCGTGGACGGCTCGACGACGTTCCGCTTCGACTTGGACATCTTCATCGACCGCCCGACGTCGACCGTCTCGCCGCACTGGCGGCACTTCCCCTTTTCGTCCACCTCCTCCGGGTACCTCCACCCGTGCTTGGGGCACTCGGCGGTCTGCATGCAGACCATCCCCTGGGAAAGGAGGCGCTCGAACGGTTCGTTTCCCGGGGCCAGCCCCTTGTCGCGGAGATACTTGTGGAAGAAGCGGGCGTAGATCAGGTGCATGCAGGCGTGCTCCACGCCCCCGACGTACTGGTCCACGGGCGCGAACCGACGCATCTTTTCCGGGTCGAGCGGCGCGGCGTCGTTTTTCGGGTCGATGTACCGCAGGAAGTACCAGGAGGATTCGACGAAGGTGTCGAACGTGTCGGTCTCCCTCCGGCCGGACTTCCCGCAGGAGGGGCACGGCGCCCGGAGCCACTCCTCCGCGCCGGCCAGGGGGTTCCCCCGCTCCCGCGTGTACGGAAGATCCTCGGGAAGCACCACCGGGAGGTCCTTTTCCGGAACGGGGACGATGCCGCACGCCTCGCAGTGGATCACCGGGATCGGGCAACCCCAGTACCGCTGCCGGCTGACGCCCCAGTCGCGAAGCCGGTACTGGATCGTCCCGCGGCCCATCCCCTTCCCTTCGAGGTGACGCGTGATCGCCCCCTTCCCCTCTTCGTTCGTGATCCCGTCGAACGCGCCGGATCGGACCAGGCGCCCCGTCCCCTCGTGCGCCGCGGTCATCGCCGCCGGATCGAGCGGCTCCCCCTCGGGCTGCACGACGACCACGACCGGCAGGTCGTATTTGCGGGCGAACTCGAAGTCGCGCTGATCGTGGGCCGGCACCGCCATCACGGCGCCGGTGCCGTAGTCGTACAGGACGAAGTTGGCGGCGTAGACCGGGATCCGGTTCCCCGTGACGGGATTCACGCAGATCCCGCCGGTGAACACACCCTCCTTCACGAGGTCCTCGCTCGTCCGGGCGATCCGGTCCTGGCGTGCGACCCGGTCGACGAACTCACGCACCTCGCGCTCCCTGCCGGTCCGTTTCGCGAACTCCATCACCATCGGATGCTCGGGGGCCATGCTCATGAAGGTGGCGCCGAAGAGCGTGTCGGGCCGCGTCGTGAAGACCGTGATGTCGCCGCCTCCCCCGTCGAGGGGGAAACGGATCTCCGCCCCCTCGCTCCGGCCGATCCAGTTCCGCTGCATCTCGAGGATGTTCGCCGGCCACCGCCCCTCGAGCTCCCTGTGTCCGGAGAGCAGTTCCTCGGCGTACTTCGTGATGCCGAGGAACCACTGGTCGAGCTCCTTCTGGGCCACCGGCGTGTGGTCGTGGATGAAGCACGTTCCGTCGCGATTCACCTGCTCGTTGGCGAGCACGGTCTGGCACTCCCCGCACCAGTTGAGCGTGGCGCGTTTCCGGTACGCGAGGCCGTCCTTCAGCATCCACAGGAAGAAGAGTTGCTCCCATTTGTAATATTTCGGGGAACAGGTCGCGAACTCGCGGTCCCAGTCGTAGGAGATCCCCATCTGCTTCAGCTGTTCCCGCATGAAGGCGATGTTCTCCCACGTCCACTTCGCCGGGTGCGTCCGATGCCGGTGCGCGGCGTTTTCGGCGGGAAGCCCGAACGCGTCCCAGCCGATCGGGTGAAGCACCTGGAAGCCGTGCATCCGCTTGAAACGCGCGAGCAGGTCCCCGATGGTGTACACCCGAACGTGCCCCATGTGGATCCGGCCGGAAGGGTACGGGAACATCTCGAGGCAGTAATATTTCGGCGCGGACAGCTCGTCCGGGCACCGGAACACGCCGGCCTCGTCCCACCGCTGTTGCCACTTCCGCTCGATCTCCTGCGGCTTGTACTTCACGCCGATCCCTCCGCCGTCTTCTTCCGTACGATTTCGGAGACCCGGTCGAGGATCCCGTTGATGAACGCGCCGGATTCCTCGGAGCCGAACCGCTTG is part of the Deltaproteobacteria bacterium CG2_30_66_27 genome and encodes:
- a CDS encoding leucine--tRNA ligase, which gives rise to MKYKPQEIERKWQQRWDEAGVFRCPDELSAPKYYCLEMFPYPSGRIHMGHVRVYTIGDLLARFKRMHGFQVLHPIGWDAFGLPAENAAHRHRTHPAKWTWENIAFMREQLKQMGISYDWDREFATCSPKYYKWEQLFFLWMLKDGLAYRKRATLNWCGECQTVLANEQVNRDGTCFIHDHTPVAQKELDQWFLGITKYAEELLSGHRELEGRWPANILEMQRNWIGRSEGAEIRFPLDGGGGDITVFTTRPDTLFGATFMSMAPEHPMVMEFAKRTGREREVREFVDRVARQDRIARTSEDLVKEGVFTGGICVNPVTGNRIPVYAANFVLYDYGTGAVMAVPAHDQRDFEFARKYDLPVVVVVQPEGEPLDPAAMTAAHEGTGRLVRSGAFDGITNEEGKGAITRHLEGKGMGRGTIQYRLRDWGVSRQRYWGCPIPVIHCEACGIVPVPEKDLPVVLPEDLPYTRERGNPLAGAEEWLRAPCPSCGKSGRRETDTFDTFVESSWYFLRYIDPKNDAAPLDPEKMRRFAPVDQYVGGVEHACMHLIYARFFHKYLRDKGLAPGNEPFERLLSQGMVCMQTAECPKHGWRYPEEVDEKGKCRQCGETVDVGRSMKMSKSKRNVVEPSTLIERYGADTARLFILFAAPPEKDLDWNEQGVEGAFRFLNRIYRLVAPRAKAIADAPAAWDASGEVRGIRQVTHRTLIKVTGDIEDRSHFNTAISAVMEMVNFLYLVPETAWARPATAAALREAVEILLHMLSPFAPHMGEELWERIGGKGFLCSRSWPVADVDVAREEEVEVVVQVNGKVRAKLTVGAVAGEGEVRERVMADTKVREYTAGKTIRKTVYVPGKLFSIVVS
- a CDS encoding 30S ribosomal protein S20 yields the protein MARIKSGIKRHKQSLKARARNRHVRSTVKSAVKEVRSEITEGTGEKSAELLRKATSVLERAGSKGVLHKKTASRKVSRLAKAVHKASKK